TTATTAAAAGCTGAAGAAATTGAAGAAAAAATTGAAATTTTGAATTTAAAAGATTATAAAAAACGTATTACTATATCAGCTAAAACAGGACATAATCTTACAGAGTTAAAAAATTTAATCAAAGCAATTATTCAAAATCAAAAATCGCCAGAATATAAAAAAGAAACATCAATTGGATTTGATAATACATATGGTAATTGAAGTTGTAAGAATAGGACAGCGATTGGTAAGAGATGATAGAGTTACCACACATGTAGCTTTAGTTGCTAGAGCTTTTGGGTGTAGTAAAATATTCATGACTGAAGTTAATCCAGAAATTAAAGATACATTAGAAAAAATAAACAATACGTGGGGTGGAGATTTTGTTGTTGAATTTATTGATAATTGGAAATCAATTGTAAAAATGAAGAAAAAAAATAGTAAAATAGTTCATCTCACGATGTATGGAGAAAACATTAATGATGTAGATATGCAACTTAGAAAAGAAGAAAATTTACTAATAGTTGTAGGTGCTGAAAAAGTTCCAAGAGAAATCTATGAACTTGCAGATTATAATGTAGGAATTGGAAACCAACCCCATTCTGAGATTAGTGCATTAGCCATTATTCTTGATCGCATTCAAAAAGGGGAGCAATTTAAGAATAGTTTTCCTGGGGCTAAAAGAAAGATCATACCCACAAGAAATGGCAAAAATGTACTTGTAAGAGGAACAAGGGATTAATAATAGAAAATTATCAATCAATAAAGTTGGTAGACAAATACGAAGACCCTTTTGTTAGAATTGCATCCATGATAGGAGGAGATGAATATCTCAAAGTTGCCAGATCACTTTTGAAGGCAGAAGATGCTACGGATGAAGAAATTGCAAGTTCTACAGGTTTGAGGATAAACATGGTAAGAAAGGTTTTGTATGATCTCTTTGGAAAGTCACTAATCACAGGAATTAGAGTTAAAGACGAACGTAAAGGATGGTTTGTTTATAGATGGAGAACTCGTAGAGAAGAAGTAGAACATTTCATAGAAAGTCAAAAAAAGAAAATTACAGAAAGATTGCAACAAAGATTTGATTATGAAAATTATTCAGATTTTTATCATTGTGGAAATGAAGATTGCCACAGAGTTACTTTTGAGGATGCTTTAGAAGGGATGTTCAAGTGTCCATCATGCGGGAATGTCTTGAACTTAAAAAAGAACGACAAATCAAAAAAAGCGTATTCTAAAAAAATTGACGAAATTAAAAAAGATATGCAACAGACGTTCTAGCATTAATGCTAGAAAATATTAGTTGTTAAAAATTTGGGATCTAAGTTACTAAATTAAATAGGAGAATTGGTGAGATACATCCTGAATCAAATAACTACAACAAATCCAGCAACTGGTGAAGAAATTTCTAAATTTAATCCAATGGATAAAGATCAAGTATTTCAGCTAGTTGGAAAGGCAAGAAGAGCTTTTCCTGAGTGGAAAAAAGATTATGAAAAACGTCGTAGTTACATCTACAATTTAGTTGAATATTTAAAAAAGAACAAAATGGAATTGGCAAAAGTTGCAACATCTGAAATGGGAAAAACAATCAAAGAATCAATTGGTGAAGTTGAAAAATGTGCTTGGGCCTTAGAGTATTATGCGGATAACGGGGATAGTTTACTTGCTGATGAAGTACTAAATACGGATGCAAGAAAAAGCTTTCTTACTTTTGAACCACTTGGAGTGATTGGTTCAATCATGCCATGGAATTTTCCTTATTGGCAAGCTCTAAGATTTGCTGCGCCTTGTTTAATGGCAGGAAATGTAATCGTAATGAAACCTTCTAGAGTAACCATGCAATCAGGTCTTGAGATTGAAAAAGCATTTACAGAATCGGGAGTACCAGATGGAATATTTCAAACAATAATAGGAAGTGTAGAATCTGCCAATCACTTAATTGATTCTGATGTCAACGCAGTGACATTTACAGGAAGCACTGATGCTGGTGCAAAAGTAGGTCAACGAGCTGCTATGAATTTAAAAAAATGCGTTTTAGAACTTGGAGGAAGTGATCCATTTATTATATTAGATGATGCAATTATTGAAAAAGCTGCTGAAGGTGCTGTTAAAGGTAGATTCATCAATTGTGGACAAAGCTGTGTTGCATCTAAAAGATTTTTTGTTGGAAAAAATATTGCTAAAGATTTTATTGAATCATTTATTAAAAAAGCTTCACAACTAAAAGTTGGAGATCCTACTTTAATTGAAACTGACATAGGACCTTTATCAAGTAAAGGGGGATTAGAAACAATTTCAGGAATTGTAGAAGATGCAAAAGAGAAGGGAGCTGAGATTCTTTTAGGCGGTTCACAAATTGATGGAAAGGGATACTTCTATCAACCTACAATTCTTACCAATGTTAAACCAAATATGAGAATTGCTAAGGAGGAAACATTTGGGCCGGTTGCACCCATAACTATAGTTGAAAATGAAAGTGAAGCAGTGAAATTGGCAAACAATACAGAATTTGGATTAGGGGCAAGTATTTGGACCAAAGACTTGGCAAAAGCTGAAAAAATGTCAAGAAGAATAGAATCAGGGATAGTTAGTGTAAATAATGTGGTTATTTCAGATCCAAGAATTCCTTTTGGAGGAATAAAACATAGCGGATTTGGAAGAGAGTTATCAAGATACGGAATTCTCGAATTTGTAAATATTAAATCTGTTAGATTTTATGATAATTTGAGTCATCATCATTATGTAGAATAAGTTA
Above is a genomic segment from Nitrosarchaeum sp. containing:
- a CDS encoding tRNA (cytidine(56)-2'-O)-methyltransferase translates to MVIEVVRIGQRLVRDDRVTTHVALVARAFGCSKIFMTEVNPEIKDTLEKINNTWGGDFVVEFIDNWKSIVKMKKKNSKIVHLTMYGENINDVDMQLRKEENLLIVVGAEKVPREIYELADYNVGIGNQPHSEISALAIILDRIQKGEQFKNSFPGAKRKIIPTRNGKNVLVRGTRD
- a CDS encoding transcription factor; translated protein: MVDKYEDPFVRIASMIGGDEYLKVARSLLKAEDATDEEIASSTGLRINMVRKVLYDLFGKSLITGIRVKDERKGWFVYRWRTRREEVEHFIESQKKKITERLQQRFDYENYSDFYHCGNEDCHRVTFEDALEGMFKCPSCGNVLNLKKNDKSKKAYSKKIDEIKKDMQQTF
- a CDS encoding NAD-dependent succinate-semialdehyde dehydrogenase gives rise to the protein MNQITTTNPATGEEISKFNPMDKDQVFQLVGKARRAFPEWKKDYEKRRSYIYNLVEYLKKNKMELAKVATSEMGKTIKESIGEVEKCAWALEYYADNGDSLLADEVLNTDARKSFLTFEPLGVIGSIMPWNFPYWQALRFAAPCLMAGNVIVMKPSRVTMQSGLEIEKAFTESGVPDGIFQTIIGSVESANHLIDSDVNAVTFTGSTDAGAKVGQRAAMNLKKCVLELGGSDPFIILDDAIIEKAAEGAVKGRFINCGQSCVASKRFFVGKNIAKDFIESFIKKASQLKVGDPTLIETDIGPLSSKGGLETISGIVEDAKEKGAEILLGGSQIDGKGYFYQPTILTNVKPNMRIAKEETFGPVAPITIVENESEAVKLANNTEFGLGASIWTKDLAKAEKMSRRIESGIVSVNNVVISDPRIPFGGIKHSGFGRELSRYGILEFVNIKSVRFYDNLSHHHYVE